A genomic window from Phoenix dactylifera cultivar Barhee BC4 chromosome 7, palm_55x_up_171113_PBpolish2nd_filt_p, whole genome shotgun sequence includes:
- the LOC120111322 gene encoding uncharacterized protein LOC120111322, giving the protein MLQGATPLETAAQLGYAVELYFDPALENQVLKAWNVLARRQISTQLIEMAARPHLTLLSSPSLDPLKIHSALRSLASRLDPLPLSLSSVGAFPSSSSSDAAGGGGGGVLFLAPTPSSALLHVNSQLCDAFKKEGVELPEEFRPDAWVPHCSVAQDVPRSRMAEAFCILRDLKLPVSGYAMDIGLVEFSPVREIFSFPLGSAPDA; this is encoded by the coding sequence ATGTTGCAGGGTGCAACGCCGCTGGAGACGGCGGCGCAGCTGGGGTACGCGGTGGAGCTGTATTTCGATCCGGCGCTGGAGAACCAGGTGCTTAAGGCGTGGAACGTGCTGGCCCGGCGGCAGATCAGCACCCAGCTTATCGAGATGGCCGCCCGGCCCCACCtcactctcctctcctccccctctctcgACCCCCTCAAGATCCATTCTGCCCTGCGCTCCCTCGCCTCCCGCCTCGACCCCCTCCCTCTATCCCTCTCCTCCGTCGGTGCCTTCCCTTCGTCTTCCTCCTCCGACGCcgcgggcggcggcggcggcggagtgcTCTTCCTCGCTCCCACCCCCTCATCTGCCCTTCTCCACGTCAACTCCCAGCTTTGCGACGCCTTCAAGAAGGAAGGGGTGGAGTTGCCCGAGGAGTTCCGGCCCGATGCTTGGGTCCCCCACTGCTCCGTGGCCCAGGACGTCCCCAGAAGCCGGATGGCTGAGGCCTTTTGCATCCTCCGCGACCTCAAGCTCCCCGTTTCTGGCTACGCCATGGATATCGGCCTCGTGGAATTCTCGCCTGTCCGGGAGATCTTCTCCTTCCCTCTCGGAAGCGCCCCTGATGCCTAG
- the LOC120111320 gene encoding protein ALTERED XYLOGLUCAN 4-like → MSSRKTRSFFLWPLVASACFLLSVAFFPNNPYKVTPQKDLDQREDPKQKLTSHNSTKVKMGCDFSKGKWVPDSGGPAYTNATCRTLMESKDCLKYGKDTDYLNWRWKPNGCELPRFEARMFLDIVRGKRMAFAGDSVARNQLESLLCLLSEVETPLDVDKDAEDKFRTWYFKSYDFTVMKLWTRFLVEETERMINGSASGVFDLHLDRINTKWTEKLPLINYLVISDSHWFFRKNYLYEGGKLIGCTFCSEANLTDLGINYAVQRAFRTALKYLSKCEKCEGLLTFLRTFTPAHFENGTWNSGGDCKRIRPANEGDVSFSGTDWELRNAQVEEVKKLQVEKPKGAKHFMLLDVTRAMTMRPDAHPGSHWNNKWMGGYNDCLHWCLPGPIDMWNELLFALLKEDTP, encoded by the exons ATGAGTTCAAGGAAAACCAGGTCCTTCTTTTTATGGCCGCTCGTGGCTTCCGCCTGCTTTCTTCTTTCTGTTGCCTTCTTTCCTAATAACCCTTACAAGGTCACCCCACAAAAAGATCTCGATCAAAGAGAAGACCCAAAACAAAAGCTTACTTCGCATAACTCTACCAAAG TTAAAATGGGTTGTGATTTTTCCAAAGGTAAATGGGTACCAGATTCTGGAGGACCTGCTTACACTAACGCTACGTGCCGGACCCTGATGGAGTCCAAGGACTGTCTGAAGTATGGGAAAGACACAGACTATCTGAATTGGAGGTGGAAGCCCAACGGCTGCGAGTTGCCAAGATTCGAGGCTAGGATGTTTCTTGACATTGTTAGAGGGAAGAGGATGGCCTTCGCCGGCGACTCGGTCGCCCGGAATCAGTTAGAATCGCTTCTGTGCTTACTCTCTGAG GTGGAGACTCCATTAGATGTGGACAAGGATGCTGAAGACAAATTCCGGACTTGGTACTTCAAATCTTATGACTTCACCGTCATGAAGCTGTGGACCAGATTTTTAGTAGAAGAAACAGAGAGAATGATCAATGGATCAGCCTCTGGGGTGTTTGATTTGCACTTAGACAGGATCAACACCAAATGGACCGAGAAACTTCCTTTGATCAACTATCTTGTCATCTCTGATAGTCATTGGTTCTTCAGGAAAAATTATCTCTATGAGGGAGGCAAGCTTATTGGGTGTACGTTCTGCTCAGAGGCAAATCTTACAGATCTAGGAATCAACTATGCTGTGCAGAGGGCCTTCAGAACAGCACTCAAATATCTAAGTAAATGTGAAAAATGTGAGGGGCTACTCACCTTCTTACGTACTTTTACACCAGCACATTTCGAGAATGGGACTTGGAATTCTGGAGGGGATTGCAAAAGGATTAGACCAGCGAATGAAGGGGATGTGAGCTTCAGTGGGACCGATTGGGAACTTAGGAACGCTCAAGTGGAGGAGGTGAAGAAATTGCAAGTAGAAAAGCCAAAAGGAGCAAAACATTTCATGCTTTTGGATGTGACTAGGGCTATGACGATGCGGCCTGATGCACACCCTGGGTCACATTGGAACAATAAATGGATGGGAGGCTACAATGACTGTTTGCATTGGTGCCTTCCAGGGCCAATCGACATGTGGAATGAACTGTTGTTTGCACTGTTGAAGGAAGACACACCTTAG
- the LOC120111323 gene encoding LOW QUALITY PROTEIN: protein ALTERED XYLOGLUCAN 4-like (The sequence of the model RefSeq protein was modified relative to this genomic sequence to represent the inferred CDS: deleted 1 base in 1 codon) has translation MGTIHHHHHHHQPSSFPTKKLITGALYALLPLALLRVYLFSIPLNQPELTNNTQTQETSSPSIPSSQAAEGVEQRHSPRSPRCDYSDGRWVPDSRGPRYNGTSCSTIKDGQNCMAHGRPDAGYLYWRWQPNQCQLPGFDPVSFLQLIQNEHLAFVGDSMARNQVESLLCLLSTATPPELVHRDGQENIFRRWVFHDYNATISVFWCPFLVKGIEKSAASGLNHNKLYLDSPDERWASELDQMDMVVFSVGHWFLHPAIYYENELVLGCHHCPESNHTEIGFFDVFRRAFKTTLKVASSRYWSSPASSEKLVVVTTFSPAHFEGEWDKFGACPKKEPYKEGEKEMEYMDAEMRKIEVEEVAAAAKEAAESGGRLRIEALDVTKQALLRPDGHPGPYMYPNPFADGIKGKVQNDCVHWCLPGPIDTWNEILMEMIRRWKEKSS, from the exons ATGGGGACTattcaccaccaccaccaccaccaccaacccAGCAGTTTCCCCACCAAGAAACTCATAACCGGAGCTCTCTATGCCCTCCTTCCCTTGGCTCTCCTCCGTGTATATCTCTTCTCCATCCCCTTAAACCAACCCGAACTCACCAACAATACTCAAACCCAAGAAACCTCCTCCCCCTCCATCCCTTCCTCTCAAG CAGCGGAAGGAGTTGAACAGAGGCATAGCCCGAGAAGTCCCCGGTGCGACTACTCCGATGGCCGGTGGGTGCCGGACTCACGCGGGCCTCGATACAACGGCACCAGCTGCAGCACCATCAAAGATGGCCAGAATTGCATGGCCCATGGCCGGCCCGACGCCGGCTACCTCTACTGGCGGTGGCAGCCTAACCAGTGCCAGCTCCCCGGCTTCGATCCCGTGTCATTCCTCCAGCTGATCCAAAACGAACACCTGGCT TTCGTCGGCGACTCCATGGCCCGGAATCAGGTAGAGTCCCTCCTCTGCCTCCTTTCCACCGCAACGCCGCCTGAGCTTGTCCACCGAGACGGGCAGGAAAACATATTCCGGCGGTGGGTCTTCCATGACTACAATGCCACCATCTCGGTCTTTTGGTGCCCGTTCCTCGTTAAGGGGATCGAGAAGTCGGCGGCTTCGGGCCTAAATCACAACAAGCTGTACCTAGACTCGCCGGACGAGCGGTGGGCGTCGGAGTTGGATCAAATGGACATGGTGGTCTTCTCGGTTGGGCACTGGTTCCTCCACCCGGCTATCTACTACGAGAATGAGTTAGTCCTTGGCTGCCACCATTGCCCTGAATCCAATCACACCGAGATCGGTTTCTTCGATGTCTTTCGAAGGGCATTCAAGACTACACTCAAGGTGGCGAGCAGTCGATATTGGTCATCGCCGGCTTCCTCCGAGAAGCTCGTGGTGGTGACGACCTTCTCGCCGGCACACTTTGAAGGGGAGTGGGATAAATTTGGCGCTTGTCCAAAGAAAGAGCCTTACAAAGAAGGCGAGAAGGAGATGGAATACATGGACGCCGAGATGAGGAAGATCGAGGTCGAGGAGGTGGCGGCGGCCGCGAAGGAGGCGGCGGAGAGCGGAGGGAGGTTAAGGATTGAAGCACTGGACGTGACCAAACAGGCGTTGCTGAGGCCGGACGGCCACCCAGGGCCTTACATGTATCCAAATCCGTTCGCTGATGGAATAAAAGGGAAGGTCCAGAACGACTGCGTGCATTGGTGCTTGCCGGGGCCAATCGATACTTGGAATGAGATATTGATGGAGATGATAAGGAGATGGAAAGAAAAGAGTagctga